GCTGTTGTTCAAAAAGGCCGCCGCCACACCGGCCTGTACCAGTGCCCCCACCTGATCCTTCATCAGGCTGACCAGCGGCGACACCACGATGGTGATGCCCGGCAAAAGCAGCGCCGGCACCTGATAACAGATGGATTTGCCCGCACCGGTGGGCATCACCGCCAGTACATCCTGCCCGTCCAGCAGCCGCCGGACGATGTCCTCCTGTCCGGGGCGGAAGCTGTCGTAGCCGAATACCTTTTTTAAGATCGAGTGCGGGTTTTCCATGGGTCCCTCCGTATCATAGAATAGGTTTTTTCTGCGCAATGTCTTCAAAACCATATTAGTATACCACAAAAGCCGGGCTTTTGCGCAGGTGCAGAGCCGTTTTTTTGGCAAAAAGCACGAAATGTCAAAGGTAATTTTTTTGCAAATGATAGCTTTTCAGGCGCGAAAATGATATAATAGGAGCACATAACTCCATGCCCGGCGTGTTTTATGCGCCGACTGTTGATAGAAAAAGGAGCAATCATCTTATGCAGCAGAAACTCATCACCTTTGCCGTTCCGTGCTACAACTCGGCGGCATATATGCGCCATTGCGTCGAGACCCTGCTTTCTGCCGGAGAGCAGGCCGAGATCATCCTTGTGGACGACGGTTCCGTGAAGGACGATACCCCTGCCATCTGCGACGAGTACGCCGCCAAATATCCCACCATCGTCAAGGCCATCCATCAGGAAAACGGCGGCCACGGCGAGGGTGTGAATCAGGGCATCCGCAACGCCACCGGCCTGTATTATAAGGTAGTGGACAGCGACGACTGGCTGGACACCGACGCCCTGAAAAAGGTTCTGGCCCGCCTGACCACTCTGGTGGCCCGCGGCACCGCGCCGGACATGATGATCTGCAACTACGTGTATGAGCATGTGGAGGACAACACCACCCTGACCGTGCGCTACACCAACGTGTTCCCGCAGAACCGCCTGTTCAACTGGACCCATGTGGGCCACTTCCGCCCGGACCAGAACATCCTGATGCACTCGGTGATGTACCGCACCGAGGTGCTGCGCAAGTGCGGCATGGTGCTGCCCAAGCACACCTTCTATGTGGACAACATTTTTGTCTACCAGCCCCTGCCCTATGTCAAGAGCATGTACTACATGGATCTGGATCTGTACCGCTACTTCATTGGCCGTGCCGACCAAAGCGTGAACGAGAGCATCATGGTAAAGCGGGTGGATCAGCAGCTGCGGGTCACCCGGCACATGATCGACTGTCAGGATCTGGATGAGCTGAAGGATCAGAAACGTCTGCACGCTTACATGGTGCACTATCTGTCCGTGATGATGGCCGTGAGCGACATCTTCCTGCTGCTGGACGGCAGCGACGAGGCAAAGGCCAAGCGCACCGGGCTGTGGCAGTACCTCAAGGACCACGTAAGCACCGGTGTTTACCGCGCCGTGCGCTACAATCTGGGCGGTCTGACCGACCTGAAGTTCCCCGGCGGCGACAAGCTCACTCTGGGCGTCTACCGCCAGCTGCGCAAGGTCTTCAAGTTCAACTGATTCTTTGGAATTTACTCCTTCCGTCACGTCTTACGCCGTGCCAGCTCCCTCAAAGAGGGAGCCTTTGGCAGAATGGAACACCTCTCCTTCTCGCCAGAGCCTCCCTCCGTGAGGGAGGTGGCATCGCGCAGCGATGACGGAAGGAGTTTCTTTTATTTGCCCGACCGGAGCTCTTTGCCGGGGCTCCATATTCCGGTTGCTTTTTGTCTGGGCGGATAGTATACTGGACGTATATACGTTTTTTCTGGCTGTGCTGCGTTTTCCCTTTTCGTTCTTTCCTTTCGCTGATCGCGGGCCCGCTGCAGTGATGATATCCAGAAGTACCTCGGCATCACCCTGCTGCCG
Above is a genomic segment from Faecalibacterium taiwanense containing:
- a CDS encoding glycosyltransferase family 2 protein — its product is MQQKLITFAVPCYNSAAYMRHCVETLLSAGEQAEIILVDDGSVKDDTPAICDEYAAKYPTIVKAIHQENGGHGEGVNQGIRNATGLYYKVVDSDDWLDTDALKKVLARLTTLVARGTAPDMMICNYVYEHVEDNTTLTVRYTNVFPQNRLFNWTHVGHFRPDQNILMHSVMYRTEVLRKCGMVLPKHTFYVDNIFVYQPLPYVKSMYYMDLDLYRYFIGRADQSVNESIMVKRVDQQLRVTRHMIDCQDLDELKDQKRLHAYMVHYLSVMMAVSDIFLLLDGSDEAKAKRTGLWQYLKDHVSTGVYRAVRYNLGGLTDLKFPGGDKLTLGVYRQLRKVFKFN